A DNA window from Hordeum vulgare subsp. vulgare chromosome 1H, MorexV3_pseudomolecules_assembly, whole genome shotgun sequence contains the following coding sequences:
- the LOC123428286 gene encoding protein PHYTOCHROME-DEPENDENT LATE-FLOWERING isoform X2, with translation MGISFKLSKVGLRVQPTARSAAPGLPAAAETEKPGAGEKDGSRPEAKREDAIVERANDANGIKISPACSRAILPDHEVSFTFSLYDRGYLIAKSAVPSVQDGKTLHPYDRASEKLFSAIEAGRLPGDILDEIPSKYYNGSVICEIRDYRKHACNQVHAPSAELGLPAVNKVQLQMTFENVVRDIMLLSDDSWSYRDFMEAESRIVKALQPALCLDPTPKLDRLCQDPIPHKLNLGVGRKRRLRQNPDLVVTSSYMSHGKKVCIDRVSESTKTDEMGIASGNVTHQVPDNITSQIMSGGSQPLRQSSSQDAARMSMLSHSGIQQNINYSAVGNDRGAGAPVSFTGVNSSTSSQNVMAYNDNGLLSVKRELQEAPLQDPKRVKPTISTDDIQQQQQQIRPQSAALGGQDMQWKKGMPYASLNGQRYPSPTVNNMQDSGASFYFREQGVRYGAKQEQMDGMDRCKDPLQAMPPENTVLNQQQSHAQHLSQPAAARNNLQNMAQWQNPRGPSEKDMKKEEMLQRRKLAAASRVSSAPMVQSPVSSKSGEISSSSMGGQFGSAATSAAIGSHKDNKFATSSSAAVGYPSVVSSPSDSMHRMQQPSVAPSKRKNSVPKTQPLVSSVGSPASVSNMHPIPNASSPSVGTASMADQSILEKFGKIEAISNRHQLHNKKNKVDKSSNNRKPMINASREKVVTLLSSCFHTEDYRDELRPLCNSMLSGTINSFRTRILNFVVANRSYQGPTKQFRIIFKDKPDGTVGMQYGDPEDFDNRNSHECTLILPTKYHADLLATQLIARMEKEGYDKVDDQVVPSNPPGNLSGLSGMLPDNTANEVKQEGGITQQLNAAAHANMVSGSPLQQLSANRMLPSGSSNQALPMQQGYMQGAAMSPRSQQLDQSLIQQQQQQQPQLQQNAQSQLQQQTSLPLNQMPRPQLLPTSPLSQMLGPGSNLPMGSNHMSNTKATPASLQLHMMQQAQQQQPVQMSRKVMMGPGSAVNMGNMVNNVVGLSGLGNIMGMGNVRPMSSPMGSMSGLGNNPNQMSLGMASNLAAAGLRPGMNSAAIAKMRMGLAQQQRVTSLYPQAGMVGLPGSGSPILPSSAGLAMMGHHSLNRNNLNPMQRAMLSSMGPPKMPGGNFQLNAQQQMQQLQQLQQQQQQQQQLQQQQLQQNPQQQQQQQQQQQMQQLQQQQQLQQQQQHQQQQQQQQQMGSPLQQAAQVGSPAGSQQSLVMQQQQISPQQMAAMSPQLSSGALQQVNNNVVNPVGTPGPPQSPQLSSHSQTQGSVSSIANSPMEQLQSANMGGPGSM, from the exons GATGCTATTGTCGAGAGAGCTAATGATGCCAATGGCATCAAGATATCACCAGCATGCTCTAGGGCGATTTTGCCAG ATCATGAAGTTTCTTTCACTTTCAGTCTGTATGATAGAGGTTACCTCATCGCCAAGTCAGCAGTG CCCTCTGTTCAGGATGGGAAAACACTGCATCCATATGATAGAGCGTCAGAAAAATTGTTTTCT GCCATTGAAGCTGGAAGGTTGCCTGGAGATATTCTTGATGAGATACCAAGCAAGTACTACAATGGATCAGTTATTTGTGAG ATACGCGACTACCGAAAGCATGCATGCAACCAAGTTCATGCACCATCTGCTGAGTTAGGACTACCTGCTGTGAATAAAGTGCAGCTTCAGATGACATTTGAAAATGTTGTTAGGGACATTATGCTGCTATCTGATGATTCATGGAGTTACAGAGATTTCATG GAGGCAGAGTCACGGATTGTCAAAGCTCTACAACCAGCACTTTGCTTAGACCCTACACCAAAGTTGGACAGACTTTGTCAGGATCCTATTCCTCATAAG TTAAACCTTGGTGTTGGAAGAAAGAGGCGGTTGAGGCAAAATCCTGATCTTGTTGTCACGTCCAGTTACATGTCTCATGGTAAAAAGGTGTGCATTGATAGGGTGTCTGAAAGTACCAAAACGGACGAGATGGGTATTGCAAGTGGCAATGTTACTCACCAGGTGCCTGATAACATTACTTCCCAAATTATGTCAGGTGGCTCTCAACCACTTAGACAAAGTAGTTCACAGGATGCAGCTAGAATGTCAATGCTGTCCCATTCTGGTATCCAGCAAAATATCAATTATTCTGCTGTTGGTAATGATCGTGGGGCAGGAGCTCCTGTCAGTTTTACTGGAGTCAATTCAAGCACTTCATCTCAGAACGTGATGGCTTACAATGACAATGGCCTTCTATCTGTGAAGAGGGAACTACAAGAAGCTCCACTGCAAGATCCTAAAAGAGTAAAACCAACAATTAGCACTGATGATatccagcaacagcagcagcagataCGGCCCCAATCAGCTGCCCTTGGTGGTCAGGACATGCAATGGAAGAAGGGGATGCCGTATGCTTCATTGAATGGCCAGAGATACCCTTCTCCAACGGTGAACAATATGCAAGATTCAGGGGCTTCCTTTTATTTCAGAGAGCAGGGTGTGAGATATGGTGCTAAGCAAGAGCAGATGGATGGCATGGACAGATGCAAAGACCCCTTGCAGGCTATGCCCCCTGAAAATACTGTGCTCAATCAGCAGCAATCCCATGCTCAACATTTGTCACAACCAGCAGCAGCAAGAAACAATCTACAGAACATGGCACAGTGGCAGAATCCTCGGGGTCCAAGTGAGAAAGACATGAAGAAAGAAGAAATGCTTCAGAGAAGAAAGTTGGCTGCTGCCTCTCGTGTCTCTTCTGCACCAATGGTTCAGTCTCCAGTATCCTCTAAATCTGGAGAGATATCAAGCAGTTCAATGGGTGGCCAGTTTGGTTCTGCTGCGACATCTGCTGCAATTGGATCACATAAAGATAATAAGTTTGCCACGAGTTCTAGTGCTGCAGTAGGATACCCATCTGTGGTTTCCAGTCCTAGTGATTCTATGCACCGGATGCAGCAGCCTTCAGTTGCTCCTTCAAAAAGGAAAAATTCTGTCCCCAAGACTCAACCACTTGTAAGCAGTGTAGGGTCCCCAGCCAGTGTTTCAAACATGCATCCTATACCTAATGCTAGCAGCCCTTCCGTTGGGACTGCATCAATGGCTGACCAAtcaattcttgagaaatttggaaAAATTGAGGCCATATCCAATCG GCATCAGCTGCACAATAAGAagaacaaagttgataagtcatctaATAATAGGAAGCCCATGATAAATGCAAGCCGAGAGAAAGTTGTTACACTTCTCTCCAGCTgcttccataccgaggattacagaGATGAGTTGAGGCCTCTTTGTAATTCTATGTTGAGTGGAACAATAAATTCCTTTAGGACCAGAATACTGAACTTCGTTGTCGCCAACCGCTCATACCAAG GTCCTACAAAGCAGTTCCGGATCATTTTCAAGGATAAACCTGATGGGACAGTGGGAATGCAATATGGAGACCCAGAAGATTTTGACAATCGGAATTCACATGAGTGTACACTCATATTACCCACCAAG TATCATGCCGACTTGCTTGCAACACAACTTATTGCTCGG ATGGAGAAAGAAGGCTATGACAAGGTAGATGATCAAGTTGTGCCTAGCAACCCTCCTGGTAACCTCAGTGGACTATCAGGAATGTTACCAGACAATACAGCCAATGAAGTGAAACAAGAGGGAGGTATAACCCAGCAACTTAATGCTGCAGCCCATGCGAATATGGTATCTGGAAGCCCTTTACAACAACTTTCTGCCAATAGGATGCTTCCATCTGGGAGTAGCAATCAGGCACTACCAATGCAGCAAGGGTATATGCAGGGTGCAGCCATGTCTCCAAGGAGTCAACAACTTGACCAAAGTTTGatccagcagcaacaacagcagcagccacAGCTGCAGCAGAATGCACAATCACAGCTTCAGCAACAAACATCTCTTCCTCTCAACCAGATGCCGAGACCCCAACTGCTACCAACAAGCCCATTATCTCAGATGCTGGGGCCTGGCTCAAATCTCCCGATGGGCTCAAACCACATGAGTAACACCAAGGCTACTCCTGCTTCCTTGCAGCTTCATATGATGCAGCAAGCACAGCAGCAACAGCCAGTGCAGATGTCAAGAAAAGTCATGATGGGGCCTGGTTCAGCTGTGAACATGGGCAATATGGTTAACAATGTAGTAGGCctcagtggtcttggaaatattaTGGGAATGGGCAACGTGCGGCCAATGTCCTCCCCGATGGGATCCATGTCAGGCTTAGGGAACAACCCAAATCAGATGAGTCTTGGAATGGCATCCAATCTTGCTGCAGCTGGGCTTCGTCCAGGTATGAACTCTGCTGCTATTGCCAAGATGCGTATGGGATTAGCTCAGCAACAAAGGGTGACCAGCCTTTACCCCCAGGCTGGAATGGTTGGATTGCCTGGCAGTGGTTCACCAATCCTTCCTAGTTCTGCCGGCTTGGCCATGATGGGCCATCATTCACTAAATAGAAACAACCTTAACCCCATGCAGAGGGCCATGTTGTCTTCAATGGGCCCACCGAAGATGCCAGGGGGTAATTTTCAGCTGAATGCCCAACAGCAAATGCAACAGCTGCAacagttgcagcagcagcagcagcagcagcagcaactgcAGCAGCAGCAACTCCAACAGAacccgcagcagcagcagcagcagcagcagcagcagcagatgcaACAGctccagcaacagcagcagctccagcagcagcagcagcaccaacagcagcagcagcaacaacaacaaatgggATCTCCTTTACAGCAGGCGGCACAAGTAGGTTCGCCTGCTGGTTCACAACAATCATTGGTGATGCAGCAGCAGCAAATAAGCCCGCAGCAAATGGCTGCAATGAGCCCGCAATTGAGCTCAGGGGCTCTGCAACAAGTGAATAACAATGTAGTCAATCCTGTGGGGACACCAGGCCCGCCTCAAAGTCCGCAGCTAAGCTCACACTCACAGACTCAAGGGTCAGTCAGcagcattgcaaactctccaatgGAACAGCTGCAAAGTGCCAATATGGGAGGTCCTGGTAGTATGTAG
- the LOC123428286 gene encoding protein PHYTOCHROME-DEPENDENT LATE-FLOWERING isoform X1, giving the protein MGISFKLSKVGLRVQPTARSAAPGLPAAAETEKPGAGEKDGSRPEAKREDAIVERANDANGIKISPACSRAILPDHEVSFTFSLYDRGYLIAKSAVLDPCQPSVQDGKTLHPYDRASEKLFSAIEAGRLPGDILDEIPSKYYNGSVICEIRDYRKHACNQVHAPSAELGLPAVNKVQLQMTFENVVRDIMLLSDDSWSYRDFMEAESRIVKALQPALCLDPTPKLDRLCQDPIPHKLNLGVGRKRRLRQNPDLVVTSSYMSHGKKVCIDRVSESTKTDEMGIASGNVTHQVPDNITSQIMSGGSQPLRQSSSQDAARMSMLSHSGIQQNINYSAVGNDRGAGAPVSFTGVNSSTSSQNVMAYNDNGLLSVKRELQEAPLQDPKRVKPTISTDDIQQQQQQIRPQSAALGGQDMQWKKGMPYASLNGQRYPSPTVNNMQDSGASFYFREQGVRYGAKQEQMDGMDRCKDPLQAMPPENTVLNQQQSHAQHLSQPAAARNNLQNMAQWQNPRGPSEKDMKKEEMLQRRKLAAASRVSSAPMVQSPVSSKSGEISSSSMGGQFGSAATSAAIGSHKDNKFATSSSAAVGYPSVVSSPSDSMHRMQQPSVAPSKRKNSVPKTQPLVSSVGSPASVSNMHPIPNASSPSVGTASMADQSILEKFGKIEAISNRHQLHNKKNKVDKSSNNRKPMINASREKVVTLLSSCFHTEDYRDELRPLCNSMLSGTINSFRTRILNFVVANRSYQGPTKQFRIIFKDKPDGTVGMQYGDPEDFDNRNSHECTLILPTKYHADLLATQLIARMEKEGYDKVDDQVVPSNPPGNLSGLSGMLPDNTANEVKQEGGITQQLNAAAHANMVSGSPLQQLSANRMLPSGSSNQALPMQQGYMQGAAMSPRSQQLDQSLIQQQQQQQPQLQQNAQSQLQQQTSLPLNQMPRPQLLPTSPLSQMLGPGSNLPMGSNHMSNTKATPASLQLHMMQQAQQQQPVQMSRKVMMGPGSAVNMGNMVNNVVGLSGLGNIMGMGNVRPMSSPMGSMSGLGNNPNQMSLGMASNLAAAGLRPGMNSAAIAKMRMGLAQQQRVTSLYPQAGMVGLPGSGSPILPSSAGLAMMGHHSLNRNNLNPMQRAMLSSMGPPKMPGGNFQLNAQQQMQQLQQLQQQQQQQQQLQQQQLQQNPQQQQQQQQQQQMQQLQQQQQLQQQQQHQQQQQQQQQMGSPLQQAAQVGSPAGSQQSLVMQQQQISPQQMAAMSPQLSSGALQQVNNNVVNPVGTPGPPQSPQLSSHSQTQGSVSSIANSPMEQLQSANMGGPGSM; this is encoded by the exons GATGCTATTGTCGAGAGAGCTAATGATGCCAATGGCATCAAGATATCACCAGCATGCTCTAGGGCGATTTTGCCAG ATCATGAAGTTTCTTTCACTTTCAGTCTGTATGATAGAGGTTACCTCATCGCCAAGTCAGCAGTG CTGGATCCTTGCCAGCCCTCTGTTCAGGATGGGAAAACACTGCATCCATATGATAGAGCGTCAGAAAAATTGTTTTCT GCCATTGAAGCTGGAAGGTTGCCTGGAGATATTCTTGATGAGATACCAAGCAAGTACTACAATGGATCAGTTATTTGTGAG ATACGCGACTACCGAAAGCATGCATGCAACCAAGTTCATGCACCATCTGCTGAGTTAGGACTACCTGCTGTGAATAAAGTGCAGCTTCAGATGACATTTGAAAATGTTGTTAGGGACATTATGCTGCTATCTGATGATTCATGGAGTTACAGAGATTTCATG GAGGCAGAGTCACGGATTGTCAAAGCTCTACAACCAGCACTTTGCTTAGACCCTACACCAAAGTTGGACAGACTTTGTCAGGATCCTATTCCTCATAAG TTAAACCTTGGTGTTGGAAGAAAGAGGCGGTTGAGGCAAAATCCTGATCTTGTTGTCACGTCCAGTTACATGTCTCATGGTAAAAAGGTGTGCATTGATAGGGTGTCTGAAAGTACCAAAACGGACGAGATGGGTATTGCAAGTGGCAATGTTACTCACCAGGTGCCTGATAACATTACTTCCCAAATTATGTCAGGTGGCTCTCAACCACTTAGACAAAGTAGTTCACAGGATGCAGCTAGAATGTCAATGCTGTCCCATTCTGGTATCCAGCAAAATATCAATTATTCTGCTGTTGGTAATGATCGTGGGGCAGGAGCTCCTGTCAGTTTTACTGGAGTCAATTCAAGCACTTCATCTCAGAACGTGATGGCTTACAATGACAATGGCCTTCTATCTGTGAAGAGGGAACTACAAGAAGCTCCACTGCAAGATCCTAAAAGAGTAAAACCAACAATTAGCACTGATGATatccagcaacagcagcagcagataCGGCCCCAATCAGCTGCCCTTGGTGGTCAGGACATGCAATGGAAGAAGGGGATGCCGTATGCTTCATTGAATGGCCAGAGATACCCTTCTCCAACGGTGAACAATATGCAAGATTCAGGGGCTTCCTTTTATTTCAGAGAGCAGGGTGTGAGATATGGTGCTAAGCAAGAGCAGATGGATGGCATGGACAGATGCAAAGACCCCTTGCAGGCTATGCCCCCTGAAAATACTGTGCTCAATCAGCAGCAATCCCATGCTCAACATTTGTCACAACCAGCAGCAGCAAGAAACAATCTACAGAACATGGCACAGTGGCAGAATCCTCGGGGTCCAAGTGAGAAAGACATGAAGAAAGAAGAAATGCTTCAGAGAAGAAAGTTGGCTGCTGCCTCTCGTGTCTCTTCTGCACCAATGGTTCAGTCTCCAGTATCCTCTAAATCTGGAGAGATATCAAGCAGTTCAATGGGTGGCCAGTTTGGTTCTGCTGCGACATCTGCTGCAATTGGATCACATAAAGATAATAAGTTTGCCACGAGTTCTAGTGCTGCAGTAGGATACCCATCTGTGGTTTCCAGTCCTAGTGATTCTATGCACCGGATGCAGCAGCCTTCAGTTGCTCCTTCAAAAAGGAAAAATTCTGTCCCCAAGACTCAACCACTTGTAAGCAGTGTAGGGTCCCCAGCCAGTGTTTCAAACATGCATCCTATACCTAATGCTAGCAGCCCTTCCGTTGGGACTGCATCAATGGCTGACCAAtcaattcttgagaaatttggaaAAATTGAGGCCATATCCAATCG GCATCAGCTGCACAATAAGAagaacaaagttgataagtcatctaATAATAGGAAGCCCATGATAAATGCAAGCCGAGAGAAAGTTGTTACACTTCTCTCCAGCTgcttccataccgaggattacagaGATGAGTTGAGGCCTCTTTGTAATTCTATGTTGAGTGGAACAATAAATTCCTTTAGGACCAGAATACTGAACTTCGTTGTCGCCAACCGCTCATACCAAG GTCCTACAAAGCAGTTCCGGATCATTTTCAAGGATAAACCTGATGGGACAGTGGGAATGCAATATGGAGACCCAGAAGATTTTGACAATCGGAATTCACATGAGTGTACACTCATATTACCCACCAAG TATCATGCCGACTTGCTTGCAACACAACTTATTGCTCGG ATGGAGAAAGAAGGCTATGACAAGGTAGATGATCAAGTTGTGCCTAGCAACCCTCCTGGTAACCTCAGTGGACTATCAGGAATGTTACCAGACAATACAGCCAATGAAGTGAAACAAGAGGGAGGTATAACCCAGCAACTTAATGCTGCAGCCCATGCGAATATGGTATCTGGAAGCCCTTTACAACAACTTTCTGCCAATAGGATGCTTCCATCTGGGAGTAGCAATCAGGCACTACCAATGCAGCAAGGGTATATGCAGGGTGCAGCCATGTCTCCAAGGAGTCAACAACTTGACCAAAGTTTGatccagcagcaacaacagcagcagccacAGCTGCAGCAGAATGCACAATCACAGCTTCAGCAACAAACATCTCTTCCTCTCAACCAGATGCCGAGACCCCAACTGCTACCAACAAGCCCATTATCTCAGATGCTGGGGCCTGGCTCAAATCTCCCGATGGGCTCAAACCACATGAGTAACACCAAGGCTACTCCTGCTTCCTTGCAGCTTCATATGATGCAGCAAGCACAGCAGCAACAGCCAGTGCAGATGTCAAGAAAAGTCATGATGGGGCCTGGTTCAGCTGTGAACATGGGCAATATGGTTAACAATGTAGTAGGCctcagtggtcttggaaatattaTGGGAATGGGCAACGTGCGGCCAATGTCCTCCCCGATGGGATCCATGTCAGGCTTAGGGAACAACCCAAATCAGATGAGTCTTGGAATGGCATCCAATCTTGCTGCAGCTGGGCTTCGTCCAGGTATGAACTCTGCTGCTATTGCCAAGATGCGTATGGGATTAGCTCAGCAACAAAGGGTGACCAGCCTTTACCCCCAGGCTGGAATGGTTGGATTGCCTGGCAGTGGTTCACCAATCCTTCCTAGTTCTGCCGGCTTGGCCATGATGGGCCATCATTCACTAAATAGAAACAACCTTAACCCCATGCAGAGGGCCATGTTGTCTTCAATGGGCCCACCGAAGATGCCAGGGGGTAATTTTCAGCTGAATGCCCAACAGCAAATGCAACAGCTGCAacagttgcagcagcagcagcagcagcagcagcaactgcAGCAGCAGCAACTCCAACAGAacccgcagcagcagcagcagcagcagcagcagcagcagatgcaACAGctccagcaacagcagcagctccagcagcagcagcagcaccaacagcagcagcagcaacaacaacaaatgggATCTCCTTTACAGCAGGCGGCACAAGTAGGTTCGCCTGCTGGTTCACAACAATCATTGGTGATGCAGCAGCAGCAAATAAGCCCGCAGCAAATGGCTGCAATGAGCCCGCAATTGAGCTCAGGGGCTCTGCAACAAGTGAATAACAATGTAGTCAATCCTGTGGGGACACCAGGCCCGCCTCAAAGTCCGCAGCTAAGCTCACACTCACAGACTCAAGGGTCAGTCAGcagcattgcaaactctccaatgGAACAGCTGCAAAGTGCCAATATGGGAGGTCCTGGTAGTATGTAG